aaccAACATCCCAGCCccatttcttctgtgctttggaTAATCCAAGTGAGGGCTTCCTGAGCGCTTGGCAGCTGGACGGGTTGGAGCGTGACCCATTACCTGGGCTGATAGACTGGGGACTAGTTTGGGGTCCTCTGGAGCTGAGAACTGGACTGTTGCAATTACAGCTCCAAAGCTGGACTTTGCTAACCAGGGTTGTATGTAACAGATGGATTTCCCCCATAACGAGAAAGCCATAGATAAATTGGAAATGCCAGCGTTTGATCCTTCGCTGGTGCCTGCATTAAAGTTGCTGTGACGGAAACCATTCCCTGTCTGCTTGGATGAGGCTGGTGACACGTTTCTAATGCTGCCTCCATCCAGGATTGTATGAGTGGGCTGGTGGGACACTGGAGCAGTCCACCATCAGTCACCTCCCGACTGTGCAGCTTGACTCAGGGCTGGGGATTTGCTGCGTCTTAAACTGAAGAGCTCAGATAAGGGCATAATGGCCTTGGTGTCATGTGTCTGTTATACCAGGATGAGATGCTTTTCTAAAtgttctgttgctgttttacACCAAGCGTTGAGCCTGATACAGTATCAACCGAGTAAAATTCTGAGATGTTTTGTATAGATCAGAGATCATGAAGTTATTCTGGTTCCTTTTGTCTATAATCTGTCTCTATTAAGGCATCTGTCATGAAGCTAAAACcatctccttttgctttttccacaACAGATATTTCTGGTTAGGAAATCTGCAAGACTGCAGAAGAAAGTCATCTCTCTGCGTCTGCCTGGTGACTGTGGGTCCTGCCTAAAAGAATTTGCAATAAAAGAAAGCATATACAGTAAGTCATGAGTCGCATGCTTTTCAGCTGTCGGTCGCTCTGTGTCAGCTGGGAGCACTCTGCATTGGTGAAACCCACAGCAGAAGATACCCAAAGTCCTGCAAATAGCGTCCCAGACTGCTTACAACGCTCTCTGTGGAGGGTGCTGCCAGTGAGTCAGGCATATGCTGCAGAAGGGAAGGTGTACAGAAATGTTTAAGTCTGTGCTGGACACAACTGGAACGTTTCTTCTATGTACCTTGCTGAATCCAGGATTCATTGATTATTATGGGTACTTATCCTCTTCTGTAGAAACACAGTCTATAATCCTGTCTGCTGTCAATGAAATGTTCCTGCATTTCCTTGTACTCAGGGGACTGTTCTCTCCGTCTACAAATTTGGGTgcggtggtggtttttttgggggttttctgttatttatttctttaatgtaaTAACTAGATTGATTTTAACCCTTTGGAACTGTTTCTGATGCGAGATCAAtgagttgtctttttttaattccatctATATTTGTTCCCTGTCTTCTAACAGAAATGAGCAAATGTTAGAGTTCCGATCAGTTTCAAAACAATACTGCCCTCATCTCTTTAGAGGGAAGATGTGAAAAATATGTATGAGATATAGGAATGAAAACAGGAAGTTGCAGCTGGTCAGTATATGTGGATCAAATGGTTCGTTTTAACAAGAAAgtgaaaactggagaaaatcAGCAGTAATTTCAGTTAAACTTCCCTGAAGCCAGAGGGTCTGTAGTTAACTTCTGTTTCTACTAGTAAACTGAGATAGTTTTAGTTgagtggttttttcctttttacctcTGACTTCCCTGCCCCCAGCAACAAAAAGTTAATTCTATGTGTCTGGTTTTGGTTCCAGTTGCCAACAAGGCAtggcaaagagaagagaaagctatCAAAGTGGGATCTAAGGCTGCGTTTGTAGGCTTGTTGTGCTAATGAACTCCCTCTCTCCCATCTAGAAAATAACATACTGTCTTTCATGAACAAAAGTTTACCACAAGGGGGAAGTATGTACTGACATTTTTACTCACCAGTCATAGCTGAGGCTTTAATTGTAGTCAGGGATCTGAACACTCATCTTCTCTTTGCCCGCCCCAGATCACCTGCATGCTTACTGTTTGCGTTGTTAGCATCTCTCTTAAAGAAACCCCTTTTTCTGGGCACGTAAATTACTAGGTTGACCTGTCCTTCGGTGTAAAGGTTGAATAAAAGATCAGTACGTGACTTAAGTTTTTCCCTGGTTCACGTGCAGACTTTATAGTCAGTAGCACTGGAACCTCGGTGTGGGGGAGCTGGCCTTACAGCATGGACTTCTGACAAAATTACATCTTTGCTACTCACTGAGAGGCATTGCTGAGGTATCCAAAGCTGCTGTGTGGCTTTTGGCTTTCCTCACCAAGCCTGGGAGTCTGCCTTGTTTCAGCCCAGATGTCTGAAGCGACTGCAGCAGTGGAAGTACTCTCCTTAGGAGAtgaatttcaaaagcattcCTCTGCAGGTGAAACAGCGATGGTGTGCGCACCACACCAGCTGGAGATTCACTCCTGGGATCTGACTTTTCTAACTCTGGGATGGGCCAAAGCAATCGCAGGCTTCACATTCACCCCTTTGTAGAAGTTGTCCGAGGCTGCAAGAGACCGGCGTTCCTGTACTTCAGGAACCTGTCATACGCTACCATTACGCTTCATAAatgctcttccttctcttctggcCTCAGTCATGTCCAGAGGCAAAGGATCTAGATCGTTTCAGTCCAAGAGCTTCTTCTGCTTGATCTTTGTAGTCATTGTGTGAGATTTGCCACTGGAATCAGAGAGCGCTTAATGTAAATGAGATGGCAATCACTGCTATGTCATTATTACTGTGAACATGTATTTATATCAATAAGAAACAATGGtatggaggggggaaaaaatgaaaggcatttCTTGTGTCTTCCTACTCCATTGTGCAGGCCAATAGCATGAAGCAGAATTgcctgaggtttttttaaaggcttttcgGGTTAAATGGTTTTCTTTAAGTGAATGAAAATTTATCATCTCCCATTAGGTGCTAACACATCTGGGGAGAAGACAAGTGAGTAGGATGGAAtgcaagaggaagaaataagagatttaaaattaagtatattTGCACACTGGGCAAACAAAGCCTTAGTTATTGATTTATTGTCTATCAGCAAAACGTTGTGCCATTCTAATCACACTTGATCTGTTTTCCTAGGAATTAGACTACATGTTTGGaatacaaaaacaaacccaccgCCAAGACTGTCAGCATATTCTTGAAAATGCCTTAAGCAGAGACATGTACTCCTTCACACAGTTGTTTTCTCTTAACCAAACAGTAGCTAGTTTGATGGTGCAAACTTAttaattttatgcaaaaatCTGAGATGCATTTTATTAAGCTTTTCTAAGAAATGGTGGATAGATGTGTGATTCTTTCCCTCTTGTAACTTTCTTGGCAGCATTTTCCTTGGAGGGATCTGGAATAAGTTTTGCTGATTTATTCAGGCTCATTGCTTTCTACTGTATTAGCAGGTAAGATGGTGTTACGTTCTGAGTCGCGTTTGCTAGACTGTCTTGGGGAAAGATGGAGTCTCAAGGGCTTGTTTCAGCATGGTATTTATGTTGCCGATCTACAAATATTCCTGGGTAGTCCTAGAAGGTGATGGGAGAAATAGGAGATGAGAATTGGAAGCCAGTCTCTCAGTCTTATTTTGTACTGATTATTGGAAGGCCAGTGTGGTGTTATCCACCCAGCTGGGAGGTGTTGCCAAGTTGAACTTTACTTTAGCTGACACCTTGTAATGCTTTCATAACTGCTCTGTAACTCAGTCAATAAGCACCATAAACTATCTCGCAATGTCCGTTTCTTGGACTTGTAGTAAAAAGCACCTTTGTAGTATAGTGGAAAAACGTCAGATCATGCTGAATAGAATATGACAACTGAGAGATGCGAACGTAAATtgtgaacaacaaaaaagaccTCATCAGCTTTCCAGTTTATGGTTGCCCGACTTGTTTTCCAGGTAGTACGCAGAGAAAAAATAGCTGGtggttttttatcttttaagtTGTTTTCAATTTTACTTTGGTTTACTGGAGAAAACTTCCAGACTGATGCTCAAGCCTTATATCTATCCACAGATAGGACATGGCCAAGCTGCACATCTGCATGTTTtctgaaggaaggagagagagaggcacTTTTGATGGTCTTGGTCCTTCTAAGAGGTTGTCAATTAGTGCTGACAGTAGTGATTTCTGGTGTGTGAAACGCTCGCTAGGGATACACTTAGGTTGCTGTGCTTAACTGTTTTTGCTTGGAGAAGCATCTAGACCCCCTTTGTTACAGGCCTCCGTTTTGCCAAGCTGTACATGCACGTGATGAAAGAAGCGTTTATACTGCATAAGTAATTGGTCAGCACTCAGATGAGAAATGAGCTGAAACTGCGTTTAAAAACACTTTAATGATGAGAGATGCCTTACCTTGTCACCCTTTCAGTTCTGCGCACTAGCCAGGCTCTAGTAAATTCCCTCTAAGTGCCTACAGGGAGCATGCAGCAAATGTAGATTTCTTTGCATTAGTTTatcccttttctttcactgaggGCTCCAAGTTGCTTCGCATTTGCTAAAAATAAGCCCACAAACACACAGTAGCTTATTGCCTGGCTCATGAGTATCATAACTGAGACCCTCTCTCTGCAGAGCggctttaattttcttaatggtATTTCAGTCAGCCAAGTGTGAATTTGGTATCCTGATGCAGTCAGGCCTCCCACTCAGGAAGCACATACAAAACTACATAACCAGGCTCTTGACCTGTTTGTTGTTCTGTTCCTTTTTGCCcttgggggcaggggaaggaagtgAAAAGAGTGGCAGTCACAACTTAGGCATGGTGTTAAAGCTCTCCTAGTGCCTCATCATAAACACAGCTTTAGCTGCACGCCCATCCGCAGATACCAGTAATAAATACAACTTCAGCTGCAAACCCGTCCAGGTAAATGAAGCTCACTCTTTGATTGTGGATATGCTTTTGGAAGTGGATGCTTATTTCCCCATTCAGTGGAGGAACATCCGAAGTGTGTGTTTGCCTCATGTTTCTTAAGTGGCAGCACCTACCCATGTCCTCTTCAGGCAGCTGTCTAGGATTGCTGGGGGTGCAAGAGGAAAATGTATAGACTTGTTAGGGAAGCAGATAGGTAGCTGTCGTGAGAAAGAGAGGGTACCGTTTGGTACatcacagcaaaaccaggagGGTTTCCTAAAAGCAGAGGGAATTTCCTGCAATAGCTACCCAATCAGTTTGTATGAGTAGTCAAGGGTCACCTATCTTTATATTGAGTCCATGATGATGTTCTAGACTCTGGATTATCAGTGGTACAATGTTGAAAGTGTCTTTTCAAATAACTTTTAGCTAGTGTGTCAGTCTTTAGCTTGATTTGAATTTGAGTGGTGTTCTGAGATCCTGGTTTTTTCAACAAGTTAACATACAGCATAGAGAATATTTACGTGATAAAAACCCACTGTCTGTGCTACAACAGATGGTTAGCTTATTCACagccttaaaaaacaaaatatgctGACACTGGTTTTGTGTAGGATTCCTGTGCTCCATTCTTAATTGCATAGGTATTTCTATTACAGATTTTGCAGTTTAGCATGCACTGTTGTTTGAGGGTGTATTGATACCGGTTGGGCAGGCAAGAGGTATAGTAATGGTTGATGGTAATACTCATAGAATATACATATGGTTAAGTCTTTTTGTCCCTTAAAATTTCTGTCTTATGTTGTTATTCATGCATCTCCCTTTGTAAACATCCATTGAACTTCTAGAATGTAGTGAAGAGAAACCACATATGAGAATAAATTATAAGGACTTTCTTAAATGAACTGTGTCTTCAGCCTAGGAACAGAGTAGCACCAAAACATCCCAGCTTAGAAATTTTTAGGGTAGCTGCCCAAGtacttatttaaatttttattctcaGAATTGGAATTTAACTTTGAGAGCAATCAACAGTGTATTTAGAAAATAAGCTTTGTTGAAGTGTTAAGGGCAGATAACACTTTTGCATCTCACTGGTATGCTCGTAAAAGACCAAGTATAAAAGCTTCTGCtgtaaagggagaaaaaattgGATGGCTCTGTGGAAATGAGCCTAAAGAAAGTCCTGGGGACTTGACTGTCATTTGCACTTCACTTTCCAATGCAAAGGAGCTCTGGGGTTGGTAATGTTTTCACTGTGTGCCGTGTGTTTAAGGCTCTTGCTACCTCCCACAGCTCTGTAACAAAATAATCAGAGCTCAGCCACTGCCAGTGttgaaaacaaatgcttttaaaactatGGATGTTGTTGTAAAAACCgtattgtttttctctttgacaACAGGGATGTCCTTCCATTCACTCTGAAGTTGCCTCGTGCTATTGCTGCAGCAAAGACAGAAGCTGAACTTGAAGAGATTGCTCAGCTTGGACTGAGTAAGTAGTTCTCTGCATAGGTGTCAttctctgcagcattgctgtaAGCTTGAAGAAATAGTCTGTGTCTTTAAGTGGTTCATATTGGTCAGTGATGATACagatttcatttagaaaagcagCTTCTCTTATTGGGAAGGCCAAACCTTGTATTTGCCAAATGGTGACCTTGGTGGTCTTCCTGCcttctgtgatatttttgttagtgctgtttccttccttccttccttctctctcctctcttggCAAACCTTGGGCAAAGCAAGTCTTACAATCCCCAGACAGAGGTTTCGTGTAGCTTCTCCTCCAAGGGCTAATAATGGTGGTCTCAGGCTCGCATAGCAGGCACCACCTTGATAATTTGCTGGACTTGCCAGGGGAGCGTAGGAACTGAGGTTCACTGTTAATAAAACTTCTGTTCAGATTGACATGTGATCTAAGATGGTGATTTTTGAGATCAGTGGCTCAATGCAGTAACATATTAATAAAGGGAGGAGTGTATACGTAAGATCTGCAGAATGTATCCGTGTGCGTTGGTttggagagatttttaaaataacaaaaggaaatacaggCTCAGTGTAAAACGTACCTTGAGCTTGCAGGAGACGTAAGGCCTGGTGGGATTTGAAACACGGGCTCCACCCAGATGAATTGTTGAGCAACTCCTGCAAAGTGCTGAATGGCCTCATTTCCTTTTGCAGGAAGGGAGAATTGACTGTCAGTAGTCTTTGTCCcagtagatttcttttttaaccatCTTTGATTTAGAAGCGGATCCTCACTAAATCTGAATGTTAGCATGAGGCTCTCTAGAACTACTTGGTGGGACTTTGCAGCAAAGCCATGCACAGGGAAGTATTGCACCGCTTTGCGTTTTGTTTCGCTGCAGTAGCAATGCAATTAAGGGATTTGTTTTAGAGAGGAGACGAATGACTTCTGCACCGCTTATCTGCAAGTTTAGGTAATTAGATGGAAGTATGGATTTTTATGGGAATAGAGGCAAACATGAAACTGTGATTAGGTGAATGTttggatgaagaaaaaaaaaaagaaaaagtctgatTGGGATACAGTGTAGTGAAGACAGTCTCCCAGTGACACTTGGAAGCCTTAAACATTAGGTGAGTTTCTCCATAGGAGATGATAATGGTGGTATTGAGCAAGATCTCCAGGCCAGCCACAGTGTCCTCAGTAGCTGAGAGCACCATGGCCTACTTGCTGCAGAGTTTTCTTGCTCTTGAACAGTCTCTGTCCACAttgtgtgtggtggttttttaagCTAATACATTTGAAAGCTGAGGAGGAGACTGATGGATCAGTGTCTAACTGTGTGGTTGGTGTATTTGGGATCAATTACCTACTATACACTAGATTAAGATCACAGTTTCTCTGAGCAAAAACCAGACAACAAAGTTGAGATTGTGATGGAGTTTTAGGTGTCCACGTGCAGAAGAACACACCTGGAAGTCGGCGTTTCAATGCTGTGGACCCAAGAGATGCCTAAAAACTCCCAAGGGTCCTTCCTGTTAAGTGTGAGCTTTCCTTAGGCAACACATGGGAACAAAACACCCTGATCTGAACACGGAGGGTTCTGGCTCCTGTCAGAGCTCTGTCACGCCATAGGCTCAGAGGGAGAACTGCACAAGGCAGGTCAATAGCATGTAACCCAGCAAACCACGTCGGGAAGAACTGGTGGTAAAGCTTTCAAGGCTGCTGCCAACCTGTAAGGTTTCACGTGCTGACCGTAAGATTCCCGCTCTCAGTCTCTTTTGTGTTtcacctgcagcagctcttccGTCATGTGTGTTTGCAACAGCCCACGTGCCAGGCACACTGGCCAGTCTGCTGAGGGATCTGCAGGCAGGATGTGAAGTCATGGagctgggaagagcagcagcattgcATGACTATGTAGAGAAATATGTCTGTGCCTACGTATGTTCCTTGGCAGTGGCCTGTTACCATGGGccatttcctgttttctgcccCATAGGCAAGACACAGCTCTTGGGCATGGGCCCCGTTGTGGAGTGCTTGGCGTTCATGCGGTTGGGCCCAGGTGTCATTGCTCGACAGCCCAAATGAGGCATCTTGGCACTACAGGAAAAGGGGCTGTGTCAAGATTGGCAGATTTTAGCAAAATCTCCCTCCTCTGGTATTCCTCCCTTATTTCAGTTCGACTGGTGTCCTCATGGGCTTGTCTGGTTTCAATCTTCATGCTTTCAGGAGCCGATGAGCTTTACCATTGACTCAGTTTCAAAAACATGCTGACACTTTGCTGGGACAAgtgcagaggctgcagctgaAACTTGCTGGTTTAGCACAGGTTTTCCATGCTGCTGGAGCGGGACTGCACGTTTGGTCTATTTATGTGCTGCCGAGTGTCTAAAACCTCAGGAAAACTGTGTCACCGTTGgaaaggcagggctgcaggccAGTGCTCTTAAGAGACGCGAGCATTTGGTCTGCACAGCTAAACATTATGTGTGCACCCACCACAGAAAAACGTGAGCTGTCTTTTCATGTGTAGTTTCATTTGTTTGCTagcaaaagaaaccaaaccaaaattttTACTGAGTTGCCATAAGTGGCcatcagctggtgtaaatcagcctAGCTGTTGTCTTTAATGGAGTGAGCTTATTAATACCAGCTGAGAATCCGGGCTTATTTCTCCTAAGTGAGATGCTAGTGAGTAGTTTATGTTCACTTCAGTCTCAAGTTGGTAAGAATTACTGTGTTACAGTTTCCATTCCTTTCTTTGAttctcagtttatttttaagcttagTTCAGTGGGCCGATTTGAAGCTACGCATTGGTCGTGATATTTATAAAAGCGTAAGAGCAGCTCCAGGAGTGTAGCATGCAGTTATGTCTGGCAGTGCTTTAAGGGGTTCactcagaggggtttttttttttccccccttgaattaaaaaaagctcGTCTAAATTTCTGAATACTTGAAACTGGTGATGTTGAGCTGAATGTTCTGAAAGCCATCTGCATGCTGTTTTGCATTCTTACGTTACTGCAATGATGATTTTCAGACTTTTGGAGCTCCCCGGCTAACAGCAACGCCTCAGATCCTTCACCTCCTCGTAGGCCTGTGCCTTTGGACAGTGCTTGTAAAGACTCGCGTCAGCTCTGCCTTATAAATGGAGTGCATTCTATACGAACCAGAACGCCTTCGGAGCTGGAGTGCAGCCAGACCAACGGAGCGCTGTGTTTCATTAATCCCCTCTTCTTAAAAGTGCACAGCCAGGATGTCAGTGGAAGTCTGAAAAGGCAGAGCCCGAGAACTCAAGACGTGAATGGCACAGCGAGGCCtcgctcccccccaccccggccacCACCTCCTTCTATTAATAGCATCCTCACGAGTCCACAGCTTTCCAGGACTATAAAGCAAGCGAGCATGCCAGAAACAGTCAACCATAAGAAAGAGAGAGGCTTGGATTTGCTGCAGAATAAACCAACCCCTATTCCGCCTCCGCGGCTGAAGAAGCAGGCTGTTTGCTCGGAGGTGGAAGGCAGCTCAAAGACCGCCGTGGTAATTCGACCTGGATGCAGCTCGGCGCGTCTGCCCGAAGCTGCTGGCGTTCCAGGTGAAACCCTGCCCGAGCCGGCTCCAGCGGCTGCCAAAAAGACGGTAGCTACCAGCTCTGAGTCACACATACCGTGGAatggaggcaggcagagacTGAGCGACATGAGCATTTCCACCTCCTCGTCCGACTCGCTGGACTTCGACCGGAGCATGCCGCTGTTTGGCTATGAGGGGGACACTAACAGCAGCCTGGAGGATTTTGAGGGGGAAAGTGACCAAGAGAGCATGGCACCCCCTTTGAAGcccaagaagaaaagaaacagttcatTTGTTCTCCCCAAGATTGTGAAATCTCAGCTACGGAAAGTCAGTGGAGTTTTCAGTTCCTTCATGACCCCTGAAAAGAGGATGATAAAGAAAATTGCAGAGATGTCCCAGGACAAACGCACttattttggatgcctagtgcAGGACTATGTCAGctttctccaggaaaacaagGAGTGCCATGTTTCGAGCACTGATATGCTGCAAACAATTCGGCAGTTCATGACCCAAGTCAAAAACTATTTGTCCCAAAGCTCCGAACTCGATCCCCCGATTGAATCGTTGATTCCCGAGGACCAAATAGGTAAGAAATGCTCTCCTGTGTTTTGGAGGAAGGTGAAAACGTGTAATCTGTGTTTATAGTGGTAGTCCTTCTGCCAGTTTGGAAAGGTGGGGTTGACTTTGCTAGCAGAGTTTGAGCTGTTGAGTATTTGagtcttaaaacaaaacaaccctgcacccccccccccccccccaatcaccCTAGCAACTCAGAACTATGCTGCAAAGTTGTTCATAAAAAGTTACCCTTAAAATAGCTGCAACGTTACCTGtgattattactttttttttttagcttctgtACTGTTTATTTGCTGGcacatgtgtatttttttccctgaattgGGCTGAAATAGTTCTCAATTCTTGGACCAAAACTGTGCCGATTTTAACCATGTGGATTGTAGCcataaaaatagaatttgttCAAAACCAGTGACAGTTAAAAGCAGAGAGACATTTCATAGCAacttaatttagaaataaatctcATTCTTCCGAACGTTCTCATTCACTTCTAGCAAAGCTGCACTGTCCCTACACTTGAAGCTAAATGAAAAGATATAtgagagttttaaaaaacaaacgtGTGCAAGAGAAGGGGCTGCTTATCTCAGGTTTTCTATACCTCTCTGTTACATGTACATAAATGGTTGCAGATGAGCTATATATTTGAATACATGTTTTAACAACAGAGGGAGACTTGTGTATCCACAGACGTGAAATCATTGTTGCTGCATAAAATCTCACTGCTCCTCTATCTTGCCGAGTCTGAGCAGTATTTGTAAAAGAGCCTATAAGCCACACTTAGGAGGTAAACATCCCTCAGGGCGGAATACTTTCCTTGTGAGCTCACTTCAGTCCtaatttgcttgtttttctcctgtacCCTAGTGTCCCAACAGTTGGCCCGGTGCAAAATCGGCAGCTAGTTCTTTCTTTGGGACTAGAGGGTGATTTTATGTTGACTTTTCTGTCTGTCCTTGGCCGAGAGGAAGTATTCTCATGTAAACTCAACTTCGTTTGCATAAAGTCAAGCAAAACTAACAAGCACTGCTAAAGCAAATATCGAAGAGTGTCCTTGAAACTGACTCTTTCAAAGATGTGTAATGTTCTCACtagaataataaagaatattaCATAGGTGttatgtggaagaaaaaatggCAAATTGAGCAGCGGTGCAGGCTCACTTTCACCTGGATTTCTGCAGAGTACTGGATATTTGACAAATACAGATCTAGTTTGCTCGTAATTTTGTGAAAGCTTGGTTTGACTTGTGCTTTTCATTGTAAGGGTGTGGTTAAATCAGACCGTGGGTGTCTGAAGATTGGCAAAATGCtgtctgcttttaaatgtttcagtagTTTGGAGTAGCATAAGCTGTGAAATGTAACAACTAAACTGCGTTGGTTTTCTTCAGCGACAGAAAGTCTGGCTTTGATCGTGTGATTAAATGCAGTTCATTTATAAAGCAGGATAGTTTAAACAAAGGAAGAACTTGCTTTTGAATCATCTGCTGCCTATGGCTCGAGCCTGCAAACAACCACAGTGGATCAGGAGCATCGGATGTTGCTGATCTAAGCAGATAACTATGTGACAGCAAGATTTAGTAATCCCTATAGAGAACTTTTTATGATGTAGCCCTGTCTATTATCCGTGGGTTTGCTTGACTGTTTCGGTACGGAATTGCAGCCCAAATTTTAACTTTGTGAGTAGTTGTTTATCCTCTCTTGTCAGTTTACACGTCGGTGGTGCGGGTTTCTCCTTCCGATGTGTCAGCCTAGGGCCGCTTGGAAAGTACTCCTTTCTGTTTGTCATGTACTGTCCCGCGGCGGTGGCGAGTTGGCGTCAGAGCTCGGAGGCTCTGGTCAGGCCCGGTGAGTGCCGAGTTAGAGCGGGCCTCAGCGGCCGTGCCCTCCCGGGGACTCACAGGAAGAGGCACCGGGCACGCTTGTGTAACAGCAGCTTCACCCCGCGACTCGGAGCCCGCCGCTGGTGCCTGGGGCgggcaagggcagggagggagcctgTAGCAGAAAATGTTCAGGCCTCTCCGCTCCCCGGGCCGGTCCTGCCTCTGTGGAGAGCAGCTGGAGCCAGTCCtcgcctccctccctctgccacccAACAGAACTGCTGCTGCCGGTCGCCTGTTCCGGGGCAGCCAGGCTTCGCCTTATCCCGCCGTTGTCTCCTGAATTTCGGTACGTGCTGAAGCAGCGCCCCCCACGAGGCTTAGTGAAACCCTTGGTGTTTGGGACTTTCTCCCGTGTCTGTGTAATGATCTTTGTGATTGTGTAGCTTTTCTCGTAGAACTGCATCACGGACTTACAGGAGTCTTTTGCTTGCAAAAGTCTAGGGAGAGATCTTTTAAGTTTCCCAGACAGGGGCATATCAAATTGCTTAACTTCTGCCAAATCGTTGGGAGAATGCGCATCAGCGTTTCTAACTATTCCTGACAGATGCCTCCTAATCTTAGCGCTGTAGGCCCTTAACCCTTCCTAAAACAATGGGATTCCCAGTGCTGGGACAGAATCAAGACTAAGGCACGTGGCTTTTTATTGTTTaaggacaaatgcaaagtttggttttttgtggggtttttttttttccaagtcatcCGTACCTGAATATGTATCCACAGAATAGAGACCTGGATTGTTGAGAGGAGACCCTGATAGTCCACAGCTGCTCGAATAGCAAATGTTCAGGagtttttatttgtgtttcttcttttcctgactGCAAACAGACAGGAATCAAGTTGACTGTCATTGCTTCGCCGGGTCATCGCCAGGCAGCATCTAACACCTGAACAACTTCAGTCTCAATGCCCAAATCTGGGCCTAGCATAAGAAATGACCGGTTCAAGTAATTTGGCAATAAGGTGTTAACTGATCGTGTGGGAAGGTGCCTAAACAATACTGCTAATCCGTAGtggatttttaaatgttgaatgCTAAAAGAGGCTTGGAGAGAACATGTGGGCCCCTTGCTGGCAGGACATGCTTGTCACAGGGACTTGGCTCTGCACAGAGGAGTCACAGGCAGACGGAGCTGGAGGACGTGTGGAGGAGCACAGTCTGTTCCCCGTGGGAGCC
The DNA window shown above is from Grus americana isolate bGruAme1 chromosome 3, bGruAme1.mat, whole genome shotgun sequence and carries:
- the RIN2 gene encoding ras and Rab interactor 2 isoform X2, encoding MSSLTMKARCLDKRGSFFKLIDTIASEIGELKQEMVQTDLTVEDESADLQSLVKDMDNISPEKNDVKSCPRDSGYDSLSNKLSILDKLLHTHPVWLQLGLNDAEAMEILQAQPPGIFLVRKSARLQKKVISLRLPGDCGSCLKEFAIKESIYTFSLEGSGISFADLFRLIAFYCISRDVLPFTLKLPRAIAAAKTEAELEEIAQLGLNFWSSPANSNASDPSPPRRPVPLDSACKDSRQLCLINGVHSIRTRTPSELECSQTNGALCFINPLFLKVHSQDVSGSLKRQSPRTQDVNGTARPRSPPPRPPPPSINSILTSPQLSRTIKQASMPETVNHKKERGLDLLQNKPTPIPPPRLKKQAVCSEVEGSSKTAVVIRPGCSSARLPEAAGVPGETLPEPAPAAAKKTVATSSESHIPWNGGRQRLSDMSISTSSSDSLDFDRSMPLFGYEGDTNSSLEDFEGESDQESMAPPLKPKKKRNSSFVLPKIVKSQLRKVSGVFSSFMTPEKRMIKKIAEMSQDKRTYFGCLVQDYVSFLQENKECHVSSTDMLQTIRQFMTQVKNYLSQSSELDPPIESLIPEDQIDVVLEKAMHKCILKPLKGHIEAMLKEFHTADGSWKQLKENLQLVRQRNPQELGVFVPTPDFVDVEKIKVKFMTMQKMYSPEKKVMLLLRVCKLIYTVMENNSGRLYGADDFLPVLTYVLAQCDMLELDTEIEYMMELLDPSLLHGEGGYYLTSAYGALSLIKNFQEEQAARLLSSEARDTLRQWHKRRTTNRTIPSVDDFQNYLRVAFQEVNSGCTGKTLLVRPYITTEDVCQLCAEKFKVDNPEEYSLFLFVDDTWQQLTEDTYPQKIKAELHSRPQPQVFHFVYKRINSDPYGAIFQNSDDSAS
- the RIN2 gene encoding ras and Rab interactor 2 isoform X3, encoding MVQTDLTVEDESADLQSLVKDMDNISPEKNDVKSCPRDSGYDSLSNKLSILDKLLHTHPVWLQLGLNDAEAMEILQAQPPGIFLVRKSARLQKKVISLRLPGDCGSCLKEFAIKESIYTFSLEGSGISFADLFRLIAFYCISRDVLPFTLKLPRAIAAAKTEAELEEIAQLGLNFWSSPANSNASDPSPPRRPVPLDSACKDSRQLCLINGVHSIRTRTPSELECSQTNGALCFINPLFLKVHSQDVSGSLKRQSPRTQDVNGTARPRSPPPRPPPPSINSILTSPQLSRTIKQASMPETVNHKKERGLDLLQNKPTPIPPPRLKKQAVCSEVEGSSKTAVVIRPGCSSARLPEAAGVPGETLPEPAPAAAKKTVATSSESHIPWNGGRQRLSDMSISTSSSDSLDFDRSMPLFGYEGDTNSSLEDFEGESDQESMAPPLKPKKKRNSSFVLPKIVKSQLRKVSGVFSSFMTPEKRMIKKIAEMSQDKRTYFGCLVQDYVSFLQENKECHVSSTDMLQTIRQFMTQVKNYLSQSSELDPPIESLIPEDQIDVVLEKAMHKCILKPLKGHIEAMLKEFHTADGSWKQLKENLQLVRQRNPQELGVFVPTPDFVDVEKIKVKFMTMQKMYSPEKKVMLLLRVCKLIYTVMENNSGRLYGADDFLPVLTYVLAQCDMLELDTEIEYMMELLDPSLLHGEGGYYLTSAYGALSLIKNFQEEQAARLLSSEARDTLRQWHKRRTTNRTIPSVDDFQNYLRVAFQEVNSGCTGKTLLVRPYITTEDVCQLCAEKFKVDNPEEYSLFLFVDDTWQQLTEDTYPQKIKAELHSRPQPQVFHFVYKRINSDPYGAIFQNSDDSAS